The DNA window ATGGCGGCGAACTGGCGAACGGCGGAACCTCTGGCGGACAAGGTGGCGCTGGTCACCGGTGCCTCGCGGGGCATCGGGCGCGCCACCGCCCTCCTGCTGGCCGAACGCGGCGCCCATGTGGGCGTCCACTATAAGAGCGCCGAGGCCCAGGCCCGGCAGGTGGCGGAGGCGATCGTTGCCATGGGCCGCCGGGCCGTCCTGGTGCAGGCCGACCTGGAGCGGCCCGAAGACGTGCGGCACATGTTCGACGTGGTGGGCGAGACGTTTGGCGGGCTGGACATCTTCGTGGCCAATGCCGCGTCCACCGCCTTCCGGCGCTTCGTCGACCTCAAGCCCCACCACTTGGCCCGGACCTACCAGATCACCGTCTTCTCCTTTGTTCAGGCGGCGCAGGAGGCGATGCGTCTGATGGCCGGACGCCGCGGTCGGATCGTCACCGTGTCCAGCTTCCCTACCCACCGCTACCTGCCCGACTACTCTCTGCTGGCCTCAGCTAAGGCCGCTCTGGAGTCGCTGACCGCCTATCTGGCGGTGGAGGCGGCGCCGCACGGCATCACGGTCAACGGTGTGAGCCCCGGCGTGGTGGTCACAGACTCGGCGGAGGTGTACGAGAGACGCCGGCACCCGGGGCTGCTGGACGCGGCGCTGCGGTACACGCCCAAGGGGCGACTGGGCCAGCCCGAGGATATCGCCCGCGTCATCGCCTTCCTGTGCTCCGACGACGCGGAGTGGATCGTCGGGCAGACCATTGTCGCAGACGGGGGGCTCACCCTGCCCAGTCCCTACTATCCACAGGTCGATTCCTCCCGGCCCGCGGCCGCAACATCATCCTCGGAGGAGCGTTCGTGAACACCCTTCCTAGCCGCGCTGGCTGAGCCAGGCGGCCGCGGCCTCGTCCAGAAACCAGCAGACCTGCGCCCAGCGCAGCAGGGAGGCCGGCACCGCTGCGGAGGGCT is part of the Armatimonadota bacterium genome and encodes:
- a CDS encoding SDR family oxidoreductase; translated protein: MAANWRTAEPLADKVALVTGASRGIGRATALLLAERGAHVGVHYKSAEAQARQVAEAIVAMGRRAVLVQADLERPEDVRHMFDVVGETFGGLDIFVANAASTAFRRFVDLKPHHLARTYQITVFSFVQAAQEAMRLMAGRRGRIVTVSSFPTHRYLPDYSLLASAKAALESLTAYLAVEAAPHGITVNGVSPGVVVTDSAEVYERRRHPGLLDAALRYTPKGRLGQPEDIARVIAFLCSDDAEWIVGQTIVADGGLTLPSPYYPQVDSSRPAAATSSSEERS